GGCCGCCACGCTCGATCTTGAGGAATTGCTGGCCACGCGCCTTTTGGTGCAAGGCAATTCCGGGTCCGGAAAATCGCATCTGTTGCGTCGGCTGCTCGAACAGAGCGCGCCTTGGGTGCAGCAGGTCGTCATCGATCCCGAAGGCGATTTCGTCACACTTGCCGATCGGTTCGGCCATGTCGTGGTCGATGCGCAGCGCACCGAGGCCGAACTGACCGGCATTGCCGGCCGTATCCGCCAGCATCGCGCCTCGGTCGTGCTCAATCTGGAAGGGCTCGACGTCGAACAGCAGATGCGCGGCGCCGCCGCCTTCCTGAACGGCATGTTCGATGCCGAGCGCGACTACTGGTATCCAGTGCTGGTGGTGGTGGACGAGGCGCAGCTTTTCGCCCCGGCGGTGGCCGGCGAGGTCTCGGACGAGGCGCGCAAAATCTCGCTCGGCGCGATGACCAACCTGATGTGCCGCGGCCGAAAGCGCGGCCTCGCCGGGGTTATTGCCACGCAGCGCCTGGCCAAGCTCGCCAAGAACGTGGCGGCCGAGGCTTCCAATTTCCTGATGGGCCGCACCTTCCTCGACATCGACATGGCGCGTGCCGCCGACCTTCTCGGCATGGAACGGCGGCAGGCCGAGATGTTCCGCGACCTGGCGCGTGGACATTTCGTGGCTCTGGGGCCGGCGATGTCGCGTCGGCCGCTGCCGGTCGCCATCGGCGCGGTCGAAACCTCGGCGCGCTCCGTCAGCCCGAAACTGACGCCGCTGCCGGAAGCGATCGAGGATGTGCAGAGCCTGATCCTGACCCCCAGCCCGGAAGAATTGCGGCAGCCGCCGGCGCGCCGGCCACGTCCCGTGGCGCCGACGCCGACCGCCGACATTCTGGAGCAGTTGTCGCGGTCGCTGCCGGAACAGTCGGCAGCCCTGGAACCGGCGCCGACCCTGTTCGATCAGGCTGAGCGCGAGGTGCTCATCGCTGCAGTCCTGGCGGAGATCGTCGAGGATCCAGACGCGGCTTTTCGTGCCGATTCATTGCTCTATCAGGATTTTCTCGTGCGGTGCCGTATTCGCCGAGTGCCCGGCGAACCACTTGGCCTGCCCGCATTCCGGCGCCGGCTGGCTATTGCCAAGACCGGCATCGACGAAACGACCGCGGCAAGCGATGCCTGGCAGCAGGCACTGGCATTGTCCTCGGATGTCCCGGAAGATTTGCAGGCCGTGTTCCTGATCGTCGCCCAGGCGGCGGTGACCGGTTCGCCCTGTCCGTCGGACGCTGCGTTGGCACGTGCCTATGGCACGCAATCGGCACGGCGGGCGCGGCGGCTGTTGTCCTTCTTCGAGGAGCGCGGCCTTGCCGTGCTGCGCACCGATTTCCACGGCCGGCGTGTCGTCGCTTTCCCGGATCTCGGTTGTGAAACCGCGCCCGGCGATCCCAATCGCGTGGACGACGTGCCGGAACAACAGGCGGCCGAGTGAGCCGTCACGCAGAGCGGTATATGAAACGCTCTAGTTCCGCTTCGGATCGGGGAAGAACAGGCTCTTGAAGCCGCTTCGGTCGAATGGTTTCCATTCTCCCTGGGGCTGCGCCAGGCGATCGGCAATTGCGTAGACCGCCGCGGGGTGATGGCCGAGGCCGCAATGGCTCGCTTCCACCTCGATGCTCTCGGTGTGCGGGAGGTCGTTTTCCATGCAGGCTTGCCAGGCGCAGATACCATCGGTGCGGCTGTAGATCGCCGTTGTCGGCACCGGGGGCGATTCCGAAATGGCGCCACCCATATGGCCTTCGCGATCGTCGACCTTGTGGCCGGAGGTGAACTCGTAGAGCTTCCAGGCATTGGTGGCACGCGGGTCGCCGTTGAACGGGCTGCCGAGCGTGATCACCAGCCGCACCTCGTCGGGCAGCATCTTGGCGAGCTGGCGCGCATAGATGCCGCCGAGGCTCCAGCCGACGAGGCTGACCTTGCGGCCATGCTTGTCGGCCAGCGCCTTGAGGCGGTCGACCATCTTTCGCTCGACACCAGGCAGCGGGCCGTAGTTGCGGCCGAGGTCCCAGCCATAGGCGGCGTAGGCCTTCGATTTGAGGAAGCTGCGCAGCGCCACCGTCGAGCGGTCGCTGGTCACCAGCCCGGGCAGGACTAGGACCGGATGGCCGTCGCCGCGCGGCGCAAGCGCAGTGAGCAGGGGCAGCGAGGCGACGAAACCGCCGAGCTCCGGCAGCGCCCTGAGTTCCAGCGCGAACAGCAGTCGCGAAGGCGGTTTCAGCGTATCAGCGTGGGCCATGACGGCTCCTGTCGATTGATTCCAGCTGCACTCAACGCAGAATATGGGCCCTTTGTTCACAAAACTGCAACATTGCTCCCGGTTTCCGCAACGGTAGCAGGGTCAGTGTTTGATCGGTTTCGGCGGTGGAGGCGGCAGCTTTTCGACCCCTTCCTTCAATTCGGCCATGGCGGTGACCAGCAGGTCGCCGAGGTGGTCTGCGTCGGGCACGGCACGGCGGTCGGCTGTGATGCCGAAATCGAGCCGGTCCTGATAGCTCTGCACGGTGATGTTGAGAGCGATGCCGTGGACGGGGATCGAGACCGGGAACATCGCGAGCACCTTGGCGCCGGCGCAGAATACCGGAATGGGCGGACCGGGCACGTTGGAGATCGTCAGATTGGTGGTCGACGGCATGATGTCGGCAAGGCCGGTGCGGCCGTAGAGCTGGGCGAGGCCGGGAAACAGGATCGGCGCGCCAAGCAGCGTATAGTCCTTGGGCGAAACGTCCTTCACCGTGCCGGCCAAGGTCTTGGAATCGCCGCTGTTCTTGGCGATTGCCTTCAGTCGCTCCAGCGGCTCGGCAAGCTCGGTGGCGATCGGACAGAACATGCCGAAGACCCGGTTAGAGGCTTCCATGTCGCCGGGCTGGCGCAAGGAGATCGGCACGAAGGCGACCAGCGGTTTCGTCGGCAGCGCCTCGTGATCCTGGAGATAGGCGCGAAGCGCGCCGGCACTCACCGCCATCACCACATCGTTGATCTTGGTGCCGGTCGCCTTGGCGATGAATTTGGCGTCACCGAGCGACAAGGCCCTCGCGGCAAAGGCGCGCTGGGCGGTGACGGTCACGTTGAACGGTGTCTTCGGCGCCAGAATGTCGGGAATGCCGGGCAAGCCACCGCCTTTGCCTTCGCCACTCTTGGCTATGAGCAGATCGGTCATGGTGCCGAGCATCTGCGGCACTGCCTCCATCGCCTTCAGGTGCTGGCGCATCACGTTCTGCACGACGTCGTTGATGCCGAGGATCGCGCGTTCCTCGATCGTCGGCTTGCGCATCGCCGGTTTCGATTCCGGCGGCTTCACCTTCCGCGGCTGGGGCGAAAGGTCGTAAAGGGCGGCGGCGATCGCCATGCCGGCACCGCCATCAACGGCGGCGTGGTGTATCTTGGAATAGATGGCGACATTGCCGCCTTCGAGCCCGTCGATGACAGTGAATTGCCACAGCGGCCGCGAGCGGTCGAGCAGCGTCGAATGCAACTCGCCGACGAGATCCTCAAGCTGCTTCCAGCTGCCCGGCGCGGGCAAGGTGGCGCGGCGCAAATGGTAGGCAATGTCGATGTCGCCGGCATCGACCCATGCCGGATGATCGAGTTCCAGCACCGTGCGGGCGAGCCTCTTCTCGAAGATCGGCGCCAGATGCATGCGGGTCAGGAAGAATTCCTTGAAGTGGTCGTAGAACGTCCCGGACAGATCGGCCGGCGGCTCGTAGAGCGTCAGGCCGGCGACATGCATCGGCGTTTCCGGCGTCTCCATGTAGAGAAAGGTGGCATCGATGCCGCCGAGCTGCTTCATGCGTTCCCTCCCGGCCAGGTATTGGTCAAGAACCGCCCGGCCGCGCGGCCCCTTTTCCGCGATCATTTGCCGGATCGCAGGCAAAGGCAAGGTGACGCAAGGTACGGAGGCAAGTCTCCGACACCCCCAGCGCAATAACCCACGCTCCACAGCCTGTCATCTACTAGGCATGGCGGGAACTTGCATTCCGCAGGGTAATCGTCGTGAGCCGTCTAAGCCGCGGCACGCCGCTTCCCAAGCCCTTTTTGCCCGTCTAGATTGAAAGAAAAACGCGATCGAGGGGAGGAGCGCATGGACCGCATTTGGCTCAAGAGCTACCCAGCCGGCGTGCCGGCCGATGTAGACGTCAATCAATATCCGTCGGTTGTCGCGCTCTTCGAAGAGAGCTTCGCGAAATACCGGAACGACAAAGCCTATGTCTTCATGGACAAGGCGATCACTTTTGGCGACATCGACCGGCTCTCGCGCGACTTCGCCGCTTATTTGCAGGGCCTTGGCCTGAAGCGTGGCGACCGTGTCGCGGCCATGATGCCGAACGTTTTGCAATATCCGGTCACGGTTGCGGCGATCATGCGTGCCGGCTTCATCGTGGTGAACGTCAATCCGCTCTACACGCCACGCGAGCTTGAACACCAGCTCAACGATTCAGGTGCCAAGGCAATCATCCTCCTCGAAAATTTCGCTGCCACGCTGCAGCAGGTCATCAAGAACACCTCGATCCGGCATGTCATCCTCGCCAGCGTCGGCGATATGCTGGGCTTTCCCAAAGGCGCCATCGCCAATCTGGTGTTGCGCAAGGTGAAGAAGGCGGTGCCGTCCTTCTCGCTGCCGGGTGCCGTGCGCTTCAACGCGGCGCTGGCTGCCGGCAAGAGCAAGGCTTTCGAAAAACCGTCGATCAAGCCCGACGACGTGGCGGTGCTGCAATATACAGGCGGCACGACCGGCGTTTCCAAAGGCGCGGTCCTGCTGCATGGCACCATCATCGCCAATCTCCTGGCGTCGGAGGCCTGGACGCTGCCTGGCCTGAAACGCAAGCCGATCTCGGGCCAGCTCACCTTCATCTGTGCGCTGCCGCTCTATCACGTGTTTGCCTTCATCACCTGCGGGCTGCTCGCCATGCGCACGGGCGGCGTCAATGTTCTGATCCCCAATCCGCGCGACATTCCGGCGACGGTGAAGGAGCTCGCCAAATACAAATTCCATGTCATGCCGGGCGTGAATACGCTGTTCAACGCCTTGGCCAACAATCCCGATTTCGCCAAGGTCGATTTCTCGCAATTCAGGATCGCCAACGGTGGCGCCATGTCGGTGCAGGAGCCGGTCGCCAGGAAATGGCTCGCCATCACCGGTTGTCCGATCATCGAAGGCTACGGTCTGTCGGAAACATCCTCGGGCATTGCCTGCAACCCGACCGACAGCGACGCCTTCACCGGAACGATCGGCCTGCCATTGCCCAATGTCGAGATACGGCTCCTCGATGATGACGGCAATGATGTGCCGCATGGCCAGCCCGGCGAGATCGCCATCAAGGGGCCACAGGTCATGGCGGGCTATTGGCAGCGGCCCGACGAGACCGACAAGGTGATGACGCCGGACGGTTTCTTCAAATCGGGCGATGTCGGCGTCATGGACGACAAGGGTTTTGTTACCATCGTAGACCGCAAGAAGGACATGATCCTGGTTTCCGGCTTCAACGTCTATCCGAACGAGGTCGAAGCCGTCGCCGTGCAGCATCCAGGCGTGCTGGAGGCTGCTGTCGTGGGCGTGCCGGACAAGAATTCCGGCGAGGCGGTGATGATGTTCGTGGTCAAGAAGGATCAGGCGTTAACCAGGGAGGAACTGGCGGCGTTCTGTGTCAAGAACCTCACCGGCTACAAGAAACCGAAATACATCGAATTCCGCGATGACCTGCCACGCACCAATGTCGGCAAGATCCTGCGCCGCGAATTGCGTGATCAGGCTGTCAAGGAAATGGCGGTGTCGCGATGACGACAAGGGACGGGGCTTGCGTGAATTGACAGGGCGTTGCGTTCATGGTCGGACGGCGTAGCCGAAACAATCAGGGATGATGGGATGAGCAAGTCACCTCCGACCTACGAACAATTGCGGGCAATGACCGGGCAGGACCTGGGCTTTTCCGATTGGGTGGTGGTCGACCAGGCGCGCATTGACCAGTTTGCACGGTGCACCGAGGATCAGCAGTGGATCCATACCGACCCGGAGCGAGCCAAGAAGGAAAGCCCGTTCCGCACCACGATCGCGCATGGCTATCTCAGCCTGTCGCTGATCGGCGGCCTTAGCCAGCAGATGAATGTCGTTCCCGAAAACACCCAGGCCGTCTTCAACTATGGGCTGGACAAGGTGCGCTTTCTTGCGCCGATCCGGGCGGGTACGCGGGTCAGGCTGCGCGCGTCGCTGATCTCCGTGGAGGATAGGGGGCCTGGCCAATATCTGATGAAGTTCGCCAACACGATCGAGATCGAGGGCGAGGAGAAGCCGGCGCTGATGGCCGAGACTTTGGCCATGTTCTACGAGCGGCGGAGAAAAGCGGGAGGATAATTCATGGCGAAGGCGCCGGCGAAGGACAGCAGGGACGGCGACAAACGCGACGGCGACGACAGGGCGAGGGACGCGCGGCCGCTTGCCGAGCAGATCGCCGATGAGGCGGCCGAGAATACGCTGGCACTCAATCCGCTTGTCGGCCTGCGTACGCAGGACATCGCTGCCGCCGCCGGCTCGGTCATGAAGGCGCTGGCCAGCCATCCCCAGGCACTCGCCGAGCAGTGGCTCGCCTTTGCCAGCGAGTTCGGCAAGATCGTCACCGGTCAATCGGAAATCGCAGCCGACCCCAAGGACCGCCGTTTCGCCGATCCCGCTTGGAAGACGAGCGGACTGCACAAGGCGGTCATGCAATCCTATGTGGCCTGGAGCAAATCGGTCACTGAACTGGTTGCCAAGACCGAACTGCCGGAGAAGGATGCGGCGCGGGCGCGGCTGATCACCTCCATATTCGTCGACACCATGGCGCCGTCCAACAATCCGGCGCTCAATCCCACCGCGGTCAAGGCGCTGGTCGACAGCGGCGGCAAAAGCGCGCTGAACGGACTGAAGAACTTCCTCGACGACATGACCAGGAATGGCGGGTTGCCGTCCTCGGTCGATGCCTCGAAGTTCAAGGTGGGCGAGAACCTCGCCAACAGCCCCGGCACGGTGGTGTTCCGCAACGACGTGCTGGAACTGGTCCACTACACGGCGACGACCGACAAGGTCTACCGGCGGCCGCTGCTCGTCGTGCCGCCGCAGATCAACAAATATTATTCGGTCGATCTTTCACCCGACAAGAGCATGATCAAGTTTCTGCTCAGTCACGGCATCCAGCCCTATTGCGTGTCGTGGCGCAATCCGACGCCGGAACAGCGCGACTGGGGCCTCGATACCTATATTGCGGCACTGGACGAAGCCTGCGACGCGGCGCGCGACATCACCGGTTCCGACACCGTCAACATCATGGGCTCGTGTTCGGGCGGTATCACGCTGTCGACCTATGTCGCCTGGCTGGCTGCGCAGAAAAAGCAGAAGATCAACGCCGTCATTCTCGCCGTCTGCGTGCTCAACACCCAGGCCGAGACGGATTCCGACTTTGCCGCGCTGGTGACGCCGGAAACGATCATGGCGGCCAAGCAGATGTCGAAGGCGAGGGGCATCCTCGACGGCCACGAGATGGCCAAGATGTTCGCCTGGATGCGACCCAACGACCTGATCTGGAACTACTGGGTCAACAACTACCTGCTCGGAAACGCGCCGCCGGCCTTCGACGTGCTCTACTGGAACGCCGATACGACACGCCTGCCGGCCCGGCTGCACGGCGATTTCCTCGACCTGATCTTCACCAACCCGTTCATGAACCCCGGCAAGATGTCGATCCACGGCGTCCCTATCGACATGGGCAAAGCCAAACACGAGACCTATGTGATCGGCGGCACCACCGACCACATCACGCCCTGGAAAGCGGTCTACCAGACGGCGCGTCTCTATGGCGAGGACACCACCTTCATCCTGTCCAATTCCGGGCATCTGCAGAGCCTGCTCAACCCGCCCGGCAATCCGAAGGCCTGGTATGTGAAGGGCAAGACCAAGGAGAAGGATGCCGATGCCTGGACTGCCACGGCGGCCAAGCACGAAGGCAGCTGGTGGCTGGATTGGGCGACCTATCTGAAGGAACGCTCCGACGCCGAAATCGATGCGCCGGCCAGGCCCGGCAATGCCAAATACAAACCGCTCGGCGCAGCACCGGGAACCTATGTGTTCGAGCTGTGACGGCCGGACGCCATCGCAAGGAAGCATCGAAATAAACGGGGTTTGACTGAATGGCGATGGCGGCGAACAAGGCCAAGGCGGATGGCGCGATGGACATCAAGATGTTCGATGTCGACGGGCAATTGTTGCGCGTCGGCATCCGGCATGGTGCGTCCGAGCGGCCGCCGCTCCTGATGTTCAACGGCATCGGCGCCAATCTGGAACTGGCGGCTCCCTTCATGGCCGCGCTGGAAGACACCACGGGCATCATCTTCGACGTGCCGGGTGTCGGCGGTTCGCCCAACCCGATCTTTCCCTATAGACCGTCGACGCTGGCCAGGCTCGCCAAGCGGCTTGGCGAAATCCTCGGCCATGATCGTCTCGACATTTCCGGTGTGTCATGGGGCGGCGGGCTCGCCCAGCAATTCGCCTTCCAGTACCCGTCGGTGTGCCGCAAGCTCATCCTTGCCGCAACCGCGCCTGGCATCACCATGGTTCCCGGCGCGCCCACCGTGCTTTCCAAGATGGCAAGCCCGCGCCGCTACACCGACCCCGGCTATATGCGGTCCATCGCGGCCGAAATCTATGGCGGGGATTTCCGCAAGGACCCAACGCTGATCAACCGCCATGCCGGAGCCATGAAGGGCGCCTCGCAATATGGCTACTTTCTCCAGCTCTTCGCCATGAGCGGCTGGACCAGCCTGCCATGGCTCTGGATGCTGCGCCAGCCGACGCTGATCATGGCTGGTACCGACGATCCGCTGGTGCCGGTGATCAACGCCAGGGTGCTGCACACCATGATCGCCCGCTCACGCCTGGAACTGCTCGACGATGGCCATCTGTTCCTGGTGACCAAGCCGAAGCCGTCGGCGCAGATGATCGAGGCTTTCCTGCGGGAATAAGCGTGGCCTGAGCGAGGGCTTGCCACGCTCTGCTCACGCGTGGGTTCAGAAGCGCGTCACCACGCCGATGCCGATACCTTCGAAATTGCCCATCGCCATCAGCGCTGCCGGGGCTTCGTCGAGGCTCAGGGTCTTGCCGATCAGAAGGTCCGGCTTCAGTTTGCCGGCCCTGATCATCTCCATCATCGCGCCGTAACGAAACGCCTGCATGCCGTGGCTGCCGCGAATTTCCAGTTCGTAGGCGATCACCTTGGCCATTGGTATCGCCGCCTTGGCATGGTCGCCCAGCATCAGCCCGACCTGCACGTGCCGGCCGCGGCGACGCAGGTTGGAAATCGAGTTGTAGGAAGTGGTCGGATGGCCGAGCGCGTCCATCGACATATGCGCGCCGCCATTGGTGATCTCCTTGACGGCCTTGACCACGTTTGGCGTCTGCGCTGCGTTGACGGTAGCGGCCGCACCGAGCTTTCGGGCGAAATCCAGCTTTTCGTCGGTCAGGTCGATGGCCACCACATTGGCGCCCATGGCGCTGGCGATCATGATCGCCGAAAGGCCGACGCCGCCGCAACCATGCACGGCAACCCATTCGCCGGGCGTCACGCGGCCCTGGTCGACCACGGCGCGAAACGAGGTGACGAAGCGGCAGCCGAGGCTGGCGGCGGTGGCGAAATCCATCTCCTCAGGCAACGTCACGAGATTGGTGTCGGCGCGGTCGATGGCGACATATTCGGCGTAAGAGCCCCAGGCGGTGAAACCCGGCTGGAACTGGTGTTCGCAGACCTGGTGATTGCCGGAGGCGCATTCGAAGCAGCGGCCGCAAGCCGCCACGAACGGCACGGTGACACGCGCGCCGGCCTTCCAGTTCCGCACTTGACGACCGACGGCTACCACGATGCCGGCAAGTTCGTGACCGGGCACATGTGGCAGGCGGATATCGGGATCATGCCCCATCCAGCCATGCCAGTCGCTGCGGCAGAGCCCGGTTGCCTCCACCTTGATGACAACGCCATCGGGCGAGGGAACAGGGTCCGGTACGGTCCGCACCGTTGGCGCTTCACCGAATTTTTCGAAGACAACGGCTTTCATCGGCTGGTCCTGTATCTGCGACCTGGAGGGGTTATTCGGCGTCGGGCTGGTTCTGTGGCGCTGCCTTCTGGAAGGCGGGCAACGCCATGCAGGCGGCGTTGATGCGGGAAATGATCGGATAGGGTTCCATATCGACGCCGAAACGGGCGTTGTTCGTCACCTGCGCAGCCAGGCAGATGTCGGCCAGCCCTGGCGTTTCGCCATGGCAGAAGGTGCCCGTCTGCGGCGACGTCGCCAGAATCTTTTCAAGGGGTTGGAAGCCCTCATTCACCCAATGCCGGAACCAGTTGGCGATATCTTCGTCACTGGCGCCGAAGACGCTGCGAAGGCTGGTCAGCACGCGCAGATTGTTTACGGGATGGATGTCGCAGGCGATCATCTGCGCGAGCATGCGCACGTGAGCGCGATCTGCCGCTTCCCGCGGCAGCAGCGGCGGCTCGGGGCTGATCTCGTCGAGATATTCGATGATCGCCAGCGATTGCGTGATGAGGGCGCCGTCGCTCCAGATCAAGGCGGGGACCAATCCCTGCGGGTTGACCGCCAGGTAGGCCGGTTCGAGGTGTTCGCCGTGGCGCAGGTGATGCGGCACGTAGCGGTAGTGAATGCCTTTCATTTCCAGCGCGATCCGCACCCGGTACGAGGTCGAGGAGCGGTAATAATTGTGCAGGATGATGTCGCTCATCGCGCTTGTCCTATCGTAAGTTCGATGGTGCCGATGCCCTCGACGCCACCGCTCAGGCGGTCACCGGAAACAATCTGTCCGACGCCCGCTGGCGTACCGGTGAAAATGAGGTCGCCGGGCCGAAGTTCCACTGCTTCGCTGCAAATGGCAATGATGTCGGCGACCGGCCAGATCAGTTCGGCGAGGTCGCCATCCTGTCTCACGGTTCCGTTGACGGACAACCAGATGCGGCCGCTTGCCGGATGCCCGGATTGCTTAGCCGGCACCAGAGGCCCGCAAGGCGCGGATTGATCGAAGGCTTTCGCCCAGTCCCAGGGGCGCGCTGCCTTCTTGGCTTCGTCCTGCAGGTCGCGCCGGGTCAGGTCGATGCCGACGCCATAGCCCCAGACATGGGAAAGCGCTTTGTTCACCGGGATCCGAAAGCCTGCTTCGCCTATCGCGACGACAAGCTCGATTTCGTGATGCAGATTCGCGGTCAGCGGCGGGTAGGGAATGGTGCTGCCCGAATCGACCACGGCATCGGCCGGCTTGGTGAAGAAGAAGGGCGGGTCGCGTTCGTCATTGCCCAGTTCGCGGGCATGCGCGGCGTAGTTGCGGCCGACGCAGAAAATGCGTCGAACCGGAAAACGTTCCGCGGATCCTGCAATGGCGACGGATGGGATCGGTGGCGCCGCCAGGGCCAATGCATTCATGCTGATTCCGCTCCTTTGCCAATGTCGGATGCCGCGCACCTTCGGTCGTTTTGAACGGAGGGGCAAGGCATTGCCGACAGGTTGCGCGGGCGAACCGTTCTTGACCTGATAGGCCACTGCTCGATGGGCTAGCGCCAAGGGGCGGCCGATGTACTATTGGCCAATGAACGGATCGTGCCGCCGGGCGTATGCTGAAAGGCGCGATGACGATCGACATCGAGGCAGTGCCACCATGAATGCAGTGAATGAAGTCGCAAGATTCCTGATCATCGACGATCATCCGCTGTTTCGCGAAGCACTGCACAGCGCCGTGCAGATGGCCTATCCGGAAGTCGACACCGTCGAGGCCCGATCCATCGGTGAAGCACTGGAATTGCTGGCGGGCGCCGGGCAGTTCGACCTTGCGCTGCTCGATCTGTCCATGCCCGACGTCCACGGCTTCGACGGACTTCTGCAAT
The genomic region above belongs to Mesorhizobium terrae and contains:
- a CDS encoding fumarylacetoacetate hydrolase family protein, which gives rise to MNALALAAPPIPSVAIAGSAERFPVRRIFCVGRNYAAHARELGNDERDPPFFFTKPADAVVDSGSTIPYPPLTANLHHEIELVVAIGEAGFRIPVNKALSHVWGYGVGIDLTRRDLQDEAKKAARPWDWAKAFDQSAPCGPLVPAKQSGHPASGRIWLSVNGTVRQDGDLAELIWPVADIIAICSEAVELRPGDLIFTGTPAGVGQIVSGDRLSGGVEGIGTIELTIGQAR